In Crinalium epipsammum PCC 9333, the following are encoded in one genomic region:
- a CDS encoding response regulator has translation MDIVLNLSLKILLAEDNVINQKVASQMLKQLGLKADLATNGLEVLDALRHQQYDVVLMDVQMPEMDGIEATRQIRQEWNQENSPWIIAVTANTIGGVREECLNVGMNDFISKPLNKDVLMEALSKCPASTPVSLTVNEQQSVE, from the coding sequence GTGGATATAGTTCTCAATCTATCCTTAAAAATTCTTTTAGCTGAGGACAATGTGATTAACCAAAAAGTGGCATCACAGATGTTGAAACAGCTAGGTTTGAAGGCAGATTTAGCCACTAATGGTTTGGAAGTACTCGATGCTCTACGGCATCAGCAATATGATGTAGTGTTAATGGATGTGCAAATGCCAGAAATGGATGGCATTGAAGCTACACGCCAAATTCGCCAGGAGTGGAACCAAGAGAACAGCCCTTGGATAATTGCTGTGACGGCAAATACCATTGGTGGGGTGCGGGAGGAATGTTTAAATGTAGGGATGAATGACTTTATTAGCAAACCTCTCAACAAAGATGTATTGATGGAAGCGTTGAGCAAGTGTCCTGCATCAACTCCAGTATCTCTGACAGTAAATGAGCAGCAGTCTGTAGAATAA
- a CDS encoding RelA/SpoT family protein — protein MLNSVNAPSTSSTSTPTPVIDCEIPDWLQQCLITRSQPDQDVSADANVQDADLICRAFEFGYNLHDGQRRASGEPYICHPVAVAGLLRDLGGSGAMIAAGFLHDIVEDTDVTSDDLEKMFGKEVRQLVEGVTKLSKLNFSSKKERQAENFRRMFIAMAHDIRVIVVKLADRLHNMRTLEHLPDEKRRRIALETREIFAPLANRLGIGRFKWELEDLAFKYLEPEAYRKIQLLVAEKRTDREARLTNVTEILQQGLTASGIECLELSGRPKHLYGIYQKMQRQQKEFSEIFDLAAIRILVKTNEECYRALAVVHDAFRPIPGRFKDYIGLPKPNRYQSLHTTVVSLNGRPLEIQIRTQQMHHIAEYGIAAHWKYKETGNSNRSKVTGTDEKFTWLRQLLDWQNELKDAQEYLENVKDNLFDDDVYVFTPQGDVVPLSRGATTVDFAYRIHTEVGNHCAGAKVNGRIVTLDTHLSNGDIVEIITRENSRPSLDWLNFVATTGAKNRIRQWYKKSHREENVARGRELLEKELGRNGFESLLKSEPMQAVAHRFNYHSVEDLLAGLGYGEVTLNQVVNRLRDNIKASQPIAPVLEVLPSSSTHTNGRTGANTSSKSPIAGIEGLLYYLAGCCNPIPGEGIIGVVTRGARGISVHRQGCTNVENIEGDRLVPVSWNPVDSDTRRAQTYPVNIQIEVLDRVGVLKDILSRLTDQNINVRNAQVKTHPNRPAVIDLCIDIRDRPQLERCFTQIKQMSDVLNMKRVLSS, from the coding sequence ATGCTAAATAGTGTGAACGCCCCATCTACCTCCTCCACTTCTACTCCCACTCCCGTTATTGATTGTGAAATTCCTGACTGGCTACAACAATGCTTAATTACTCGCAGCCAGCCTGATCAAGATGTGTCTGCTGATGCCAATGTGCAGGATGCCGATTTGATTTGTCGGGCATTTGAATTTGGTTACAATCTCCACGACGGTCAACGTCGCGCATCTGGAGAACCATACATTTGCCATCCTGTTGCTGTTGCTGGGTTGTTGCGGGATCTTGGTGGTAGCGGTGCTATGATCGCGGCAGGATTTTTGCACGACATCGTAGAAGATACCGATGTCACTTCAGATGACCTCGAAAAAATGTTTGGTAAGGAAGTCCGGCAACTGGTAGAAGGAGTTACCAAGCTTTCTAAATTGAATTTTTCTAGTAAAAAAGAACGCCAAGCTGAGAACTTTCGCCGGATGTTCATCGCGATGGCTCATGATATTAGGGTAATTGTGGTAAAACTAGCAGATAGACTGCATAATATGCGGACGCTAGAGCATCTGCCGGATGAAAAACGCCGACGCATTGCCTTAGAAACACGAGAAATTTTTGCTCCACTAGCAAACCGCTTGGGGATCGGACGTTTTAAGTGGGAATTAGAAGATTTAGCGTTTAAATATTTAGAACCAGAAGCTTATCGGAAAATTCAACTTTTAGTAGCCGAGAAACGTACAGACCGTGAAGCTAGATTAACTAATGTCACAGAAATTTTGCAGCAAGGTTTGACTGCATCTGGAATTGAGTGTCTAGAGTTGAGTGGTCGTCCTAAGCATCTTTATGGAATATATCAAAAGATGCAACGCCAGCAAAAAGAATTTAGCGAAATATTCGATCTAGCTGCAATCCGCATCCTTGTTAAGACAAATGAAGAATGTTACCGTGCTTTAGCGGTTGTTCACGATGCTTTTCGTCCGATCCCTGGTAGGTTTAAAGATTATATTGGTTTACCAAAGCCTAACCGCTATCAATCTTTGCATACAACTGTTGTTAGTCTTAATGGTCGTCCTTTAGAGATCCAAATCCGTACTCAGCAAATGCACCATATTGCGGAGTATGGGATTGCGGCTCATTGGAAATATAAGGAAACCGGAAATTCTAATCGTAGCAAGGTGACAGGAACAGATGAAAAGTTTACTTGGTTGCGTCAACTATTAGATTGGCAAAACGAACTCAAAGATGCTCAAGAATACCTAGAAAACGTTAAAGACAATTTATTTGACGATGACGTTTATGTATTTACGCCACAAGGTGATGTAGTGCCACTAAGTCGTGGTGCTACTACAGTTGATTTTGCCTACCGGATTCATACAGAGGTGGGTAATCACTGTGCTGGTGCTAAGGTGAATGGACGAATTGTTACTTTGGATACGCACCTTAGTAATGGGGATATTGTAGAAATTATCACCAGAGAAAATAGCCGTCCTAGCTTAGATTGGCTAAATTTTGTAGCAACGACTGGGGCAAAAAATCGGATTCGGCAGTGGTATAAGAAATCACACCGCGAAGAAAATGTTGCTCGTGGGCGAGAATTACTGGAGAAAGAATTAGGTAGAAATGGTTTTGAATCGTTGCTGAAATCTGAACCAATGCAGGCAGTAGCGCATCGCTTCAATTATCATAGCGTTGAAGATTTATTGGCGGGTTTGGGTTATGGGGAAGTAACTCTTAACCAGGTGGTAAATCGTTTACGAGATAATATTAAGGCATCTCAGCCGATCGCTCCGGTCTTAGAAGTTCTACCTTCGTCCTCTACTCATACAAACGGACGCACAGGTGCTAACACTTCTAGTAAATCCCCAATTGCTGGGATTGAAGGGTTACTTTATTACCTAGCTGGTTGTTGTAACCCGATCCCAGGAGAAGGCATAATTGGGGTGGTAACTCGTGGCGCTCGTGGAATTTCTGTTCATCGCCAAGGCTGCACAAATGTCGAAAATATTGAAGGCGATCGCTTAGTACCTGTAAGTTGGAATCCTGTTGATTCTGATACTAGACGCGCCCAAACTTATCCGGTGAATATTCAAATTGAAGTTCTTGATCGCGTGGGTGTACTAAAAGATATTTTGTCTCGCTTAACCGACCAGAATATCAATGTGCGTAATGCTCAAGTCAAAACTCATCCCAATAGACCAGCAGTGATTGATTTGTGTATTGATATTCGCGATCGCCCACAACTTGAGCGTTGTTTTACTCAAATTAAGCAAATGAGCGATGTTTTAAATATGAAGCGGGTGCTTAGTTCTTAA
- a CDS encoding YegS/Rv2252/BmrU family lipid kinase yields MKRSACLIFNPVAGQSDADQDLAQIRSILEPEIDLDIQLTTPEIDASELADQAIARGASTIIASGGDGTLSATAGALIGKDIPLGIISRGTANAFATALGLPDTIEAACQTILGGATRVVDAAYCNGLPMVLLAGIGFEAETVEKADRESKSRLGMLAYILGGIQLLGEMPKFEVEIETEDKVVKVTAAAVTIANAAPPTSILAQGPAGIIVDDGLLDVTVVAPLNITGAIAASYHLLRTALAGSAVERDDIGYLRASRLQVRTDPPQKVVLDGEIIGTTPVDIECVPGGLTLLVPKVEQEPVVAEKLEGLPNLTVEAKPTEGFE; encoded by the coding sequence ATGAAGCGCTCTGCTTGTCTAATTTTTAATCCTGTTGCAGGTCAAAGTGATGCAGATCAAGATTTAGCACAAATCCGCTCAATCTTAGAGCCAGAAATTGACCTGGATATTCAATTGACAACACCAGAAATTGATGCTTCTGAACTAGCGGATCAAGCTATAGCCAGGGGAGCTAGTACAATTATTGCTTCTGGAGGTGACGGCACTCTTTCTGCTACTGCGGGGGCTTTAATCGGGAAAGATATTCCCTTGGGGATTATTTCACGGGGAACAGCTAATGCTTTTGCCACTGCGTTAGGACTACCAGATACGATTGAAGCAGCTTGCCAAACAATCTTGGGTGGTGCAACGCGGGTAGTAGACGCGGCTTATTGTAACGGTTTGCCAATGGTTTTACTTGCGGGAATTGGGTTTGAGGCTGAAACAGTCGAAAAAGCTGACAGAGAAAGTAAAAGCCGTCTGGGAATGTTGGCATATATTCTGGGAGGAATACAGCTATTAGGAGAAATGCCCAAGTTTGAAGTTGAAATTGAAACTGAAGATAAAGTGGTGAAGGTAACGGCGGCGGCTGTAACTATTGCCAATGCTGCGCCACCTACTTCGATACTGGCTCAAGGACCAGCAGGGATTATTGTGGATGATGGGTTATTGGATGTAACTGTAGTAGCACCATTAAATATTACAGGAGCGATCGCTGCTTCTTATCATTTACTCAGAACTGCTCTAGCAGGAAGTGCTGTTGAACGCGATGATATTGGTTATCTCCGCGCTAGCAGGCTTCAAGTTAGAACTGATCCGCCTCAAAAAGTTGTGCTTGATGGCGAAATTATCGGTACAACACCAGTTGATATTGAGTGTGTACCTGGTGGATTAACTTTGTTAGTTCCCAAGGTAGAGCAAGAACCTGTTGTCGCTGAAAAACTGGAAGGGCTTCCAAACTTAACAGTTGAAGCAAAACCGACTGAGGGTTTTGAATAA
- a CDS encoding response regulator: MNTASLFQEPPIVLVVDDDQMTRQLLRRAMEQQDYQVVEASNGEECLKAYQDYQPHIVLIDALMPVMDGFTCCTYLQKLPGGDRTPILMITSLDDKESVDRAFAVGATEYVTKPIHWPVLLQRVRRLIHQFLLVEQLEAANLELQRLANSDGLTQVANRRRFDEYFDEEWRRHSRTFLPLSLILCDIDFFKRYNDTYGHQAGDECLKLVANTLSNNVKRVGDLVARYGGEEFVVLLPNTLAENAFEVAEKIRENLKQLHIPHAGSKVSEYVTLSLGVASTYPHQEQSKELLLASADKALYQAKTSGRDRTILNVVGEW; encoded by the coding sequence ATGAACACGGCTTCTCTATTTCAAGAGCCCCCAATAGTATTGGTTGTAGATGATGATCAGATGACTAGGCAACTGCTACGTCGAGCAATGGAGCAACAAGACTATCAAGTAGTAGAGGCTAGTAATGGAGAGGAGTGTCTCAAGGCTTATCAAGATTATCAACCGCATATTGTTTTAATTGATGCGCTGATGCCTGTAATGGATGGCTTTACCTGCTGTACCTACTTACAAAAGCTGCCAGGGGGCGATCGCACTCCCATTTTGATGATTACATCGCTAGATGATAAAGAGTCAGTTGATCGAGCATTTGCAGTTGGAGCTACTGAGTATGTCACTAAGCCAATTCACTGGCCTGTATTATTACAAAGAGTACGACGTTTAATCCATCAATTTTTATTAGTTGAACAGCTTGAAGCGGCGAATCTGGAATTGCAACGCCTAGCTAACAGTGATGGTTTAACTCAGGTGGCAAACCGACGACGATTTGATGAATATTTTGATGAGGAATGGCGGCGGCATTCAAGAACATTTTTACCTTTATCTTTAATTTTGTGCGATATTGACTTTTTCAAGAGATATAACGATACTTACGGTCACCAAGCTGGCGACGAATGTTTAAAATTAGTTGCTAATACCCTTAGTAATAACGTCAAACGAGTAGGGGACTTAGTTGCTCGTTATGGGGGAGAAGAATTTGTTGTACTTTTACCGAATACTTTAGCTGAAAATGCTTTTGAGGTAGCCGAAAAAATTCGAGAAAACCTGAAACAATTGCACATACCTCATGCAGGTTCTAAAGTTAGTGAATATGTCACCTTAAGCTTGGGTGTAGCTAGCACTTATCCCCACCAAGAGCAATCAAAAGAACTGCTGTTAGCTAGTGCAGATAAAGCATTGTATCAGGCTAAAACATCAGGGCGCGATCGCACAATTTTGAATGTGGTTGGTGAGTGGTAA